Sequence from the Candidatus Phytoplasma solani genome:
AGATGAAGCCGAAGAAAAAATCTTTAATTTAACTCAAAGAAAAAAAACTAATGAATTATTAGAATTAAAAAATTTATTAAAAGAAATCAAAACCAAAAACATCCAAGCTCAACGGAAAAAATATTTAGTAGGCCTTTCAACTGGCTTTGCCAACCTTAACAATATCACTTTAGGTTTTAAACCCGAAGAATTTATCATTATAGCAGCTCGTCCTTCAATGGGGAAAAGTACTTTTATGCTTAATTTAGCTTTAAATGTCGCCAATGCTAATTATAATCCAAACAATCCTCATATTGCTATTTTTAGTTTGGAGATGTCCAACGAACAATTAGCGATGCGAATGTTAAGTTCTGTTGCTAAGATTGAACATAAAAAAATTCAATTAAGTGGCGTAGATAAAGAAGAAAAAATGCTTTTAGAGATGGCTATTGATAAAATGAATTCATTAAATATTTATTTTGATGATTCAGCTGCAGTTAATATTTTAGATATCAAAGCTAAATGTCGCAAATTAAAAAGCCAAAACAAACTAGATATTGTCATGATTGATTATTTACAGTTAATTAGAAAAACTAAAAAAAATAACCGTCAAGAAGAAGTGGCAGAAATTTCTCAAAGTTTAAAACAAATGGCGCGTGAATTAAAAATACCTGTGATTGCTTTGTCACAATTATCAAGGGATGTCGAAAAAAGAGAAGATAAAAGACCTATTTTAGCAGATTTAAGAGATTCTGGTTCAATCGAGCAAGATGCCGATATTGTGATGTTTTTATATCGAGAAGATTATTATCAAAAAGACAAAAAAACAAGCCCAGGTAAAACTCAAGTGATTATCGCCAAAAATCGTCAAGGTGCAATTGGCATTCGTGAGTTTCATCTAAACTTCGATTTTATGTATTTTTCAGAAATCGAACCTTATGTTAGCGAAAATTAATTATTATTTAAATATATTAAAATTTGGTTCAAAAAGAGGTAAAGATACAATATGCTAACAAGATTAAAGACCATTTATCAAAAATATGAAACCTGGCAATCTCTTTTGTTACAAAATCAAAGTGTTGCTAATAAAATTGAAATTTTAAAAAATTTAAGCAAATTAGAACCAATTGTAGATCTTTATCGGAAATATTTAGTTGTAGAAAAACAATTAACACAAATAGAAGTTGTTTTAAACCAAAATCAAACAGATGATAAAGAAATGTTAGAGTTAGTTCAACAAGAAAAAGATCTCCTTGTTTGCCAAAAAAAAGATATTTGGGATCAATTGCGTATTTTATTGCTTCCACAAGATTCGCGAGATAAAAAAAACGTGATTTTGGAAATCAAAGGCGCTGTGGGAGGCAACGAAGCTAATCTTTTTGCTGCTGATTTGCTAAGAACTTATGTTAAATACGCCGAAAGTAAAAAATGGAAAGTAGAAATCCTTAATTTACATCCCAGCGTTAAAGGGGGGATATCTTCGGTCGAATTATTAATTTCTGGTCAAAATATTTATTCTTTTTTAAAATACGAATCAGGAGTTCATCGAGTCCAACGAGTGCCTGTTACTGAAGTGCAAGGACGCATTCATACTTCAACTGCGATTGTTTTAGTTATTCCTGAAGCCGAAGAACTAGAAATTAAAATTGATTGGAACGATATCAGAGTTGATACTTTTAATTCGAGCGGACCAGGCGGACAATCCGTTAATACCACCAAATCAGCCGTTAGGCTTTCTCATTTACCTTCAGGTGTTAGTGTTGCCTGCCAAGAAGGAAAGAGTCAACACGAAAACAAAGAAAAAGCTTTCACCTTGCTTAAATCCCGTATTTATAATCAAATACTATCTGCCCAACAAGCAGAACAAACCAAACATCGTAAATCTTTGATCGGCACAGGCGACCGGAGTGAAAAAATTAGAACTTATAATTATCCTCAAAACCGAATAACAGATCATCGTATTGGCTTGACCTTGCAAAAATTAGATATCATCATGGAAGGTAAATTAGATTTATTGATTGAACCTTTAAATGATGCCGCTCAAAAAGAAAAATTAACTCAATATGAATAAAGAATGGGCATTAAAAACTAACTCAAACAACATCATTATTTTTCCCACAGATACAGTTTATGGCATGGGGGTGCCAATATATGATGAAGTTGGTTTGCAATTGATTTATCAAATCAAAAAAAGACCTCACAATAAAGCGATTGTAGTTTTGTGTGCAAATTTAGAGCAAGCTAAATTGTTGGTAGAATTTAACAAAACTATCTATAAATTAGCTTCATTTTTTTGGCCTGGTCCTTTGACTTTGATTTTGAAAACTACAACTAGTTATTTTCAAAAAACAGGTAAGATAAGTTTAGGCATAAGAATCCCTAAACATCCTTTAGCTTTGAAACTTTTAAATAAATATGGCCCTTTACAAACTACTTCTGTAAATATTAACGGAAAGCCTCCTTTAAACGATTACAATACAATTTATCAAATATATCATCAAAAAGTGAAATTGATTTATCCTAATGACTGTTTAATTTCTACAGTATCTTCTACCATTGTAGATGCTACCAATTCTAAATTAGTTATTTTAAGGCAAGGAACAATCACTCAAGCTGAAGTTCAAAAAATTATCCAATCTTGATTATAATAGATTTTGATCTTGTAAAATGTTATTTTTTCCTAAAAAAAACAATTCTAAACCGATATTTAAGTTGATAACTCCTGTTTTGGCTTGATATTCTAATTCGATTAAAGCTAAAAAACAATTTTTTAAATCTTGATGCGCTTGTAAAGTTTTAGCTTCTTTGTTTAAAATAAACGCTTTGGCAGGGGAACATTTTAAAATTTGGGCTAATTTTGTTTGGTTGTTGGTTGCATTTGTAATATCTTTAACCAATAATAAATCTTTGATTTGGTTAATTAATTGATACATGATTTGAAAATCACTGACTTTTTGTGCTTTTAATTTTTGGTATAATTCATAAGTTTCAATTCGATCGTTATTTAAAAAAAAATGAATCAAAGTAAAAATATTATCTTCTTTGTTAAAAACACTTAATTTTTTGACCAATTGATAAGTTATTGTTTTGTCTTCTAATTGACATAATTTTAATTTTTGTATTTCTTGTTCTAAAAAATAAAGATTATAGCCTGTTTGTTTGATTAAATATAAAATAGCTTTTTTTTCAATTTGAAAGCCATCTTTTTCAAATTTTTTTAGAACATAATCAAAAAAATCTTTTTTTTCTAAAAAAGCTATGGTTTGGCAATGACAATATTTTTGAAATAATTTGTTAGTTTGAGCGTTGTAAAAGTTTTTTTCTGCAAAAAAATATAAAGAAATTTCTGGATGAGGCTTTTGAAAATAAGATTTTAAAAACGCTATTTCTTCACTTTTGGCTTGCAACAATATCTCACTATAATCTACAACGATGATTTTATGCATTGTTGAACTAATCAAAGAAGAGGTTTGCAATTCTTTGGCTAAATTTGAGTAAAGATCTTTTTTCATTTGATAATAAATAACATCGTAAGATTTTTTTTGACTATCATTAATTAATTTTTTTATTTTTTTTTCTAAAAAAAACCTTTGTTTTCCTAAAATCAAATATATTTTCTGATCTAACATTTAATAAACCTCTTTTCTCAAGTTATTATCTATTAATTATTTTATCAAATAAGATAACAAAAACATAAAGTATTAAAATAAGTTGATAAATAAAAAACCATTTTATCAACCAAAAGGAAGCAACAATATGATTAAAAAAGCCACTTTTATTCGCAGTATTACTGACATCAAAGATGCTCCTTTAGAAAGCTATCCTGAAATCATTTTGATGGGCAGAAGCAATGTTGGCAAAAGCACTTTTATTAACGCTTTAACACAAAGAAAAAAATTGGCTAAAACCTCTCAAACACCAGGCAAAACTCTTACTTTGAATTATTATAATATTAACAATGAATTTTATTTAATTGATACACCAGGTTATGGTTATACCAAAGCTAGTAAAACCATTCAACAGCGATTATTACCCATGATTGTAGCTTTTTTGGAAAATAGTAACAATTTAAAAGCTATTTTTCAATTGATTGATTTTAAAGTGGGCGCTACCAAAGAAGACGATAGTATTCATCAATCCCTTTTAGAAGCTAAGTTTGAAGTTATTTTAATTTTTGTTAAAAAAAATAAAGTCAAAAAAACTTTACAACAGGCACAATTAAAGAAATTAATGCACCATTTTTCTCATATCAAGCATTTTTTTTTAGTATCTTCAATCAAACAAGAAGGGATGCAAGATTTAAAAAATTTTCTTGCTTTTTTAATGAAAAAAGACACTGATTCTAATTGATCGTTTTTAGTAAATATGGTTATCATTGTAATTATTTACTAAAATAAAACAAAATAAAATATTTTTAAATAAAACAACTAAAACAAGGGATAATTTTTATGCAAAAGAAATATGATTTTAAAGAAGTTGAAAAACAAAAGTATCAAACGTGGTTAAAAAAAAAATATTTTTCATCTGTGAACAACAACAATCCTAAAACCTTTACTGTTGTTATTCCGCCACCCAATGTTACAGGAAAACTGCATTTAGGACACGCTTGGAATAACACCATTCAAGATATTATTATACGTTTTAAAAAAATGCAAGGTTTTGATGTTCTTTTTTTGCCGGGCATGGATCATGCAGGTATTGCTACCCAAAATAAAGTCAAAGAACACTTAAAACAAGAAGGGCTTTTAAATAATAATTTAGATAAAGACACTTTTTTAAAATATGCTTGGCAATGGAAAGAAAAATATGCTAAAAATATTAGAGATCAGTGGCAAGCTTTAGGATTACATTTAGATTATAATTTTGAAAAATTTACCCTTGATTCTGATTTAAGCAAAACAGTTCAAGATGTTTTTATTAAGTTATATCATCAAGGACTTATTTATCGTGATTATAAAATTATTAATTGGGATCCAGAAACTAAGACAGCTTTGTCTAATGTAGAGGTCAATTATCAAGAAACAGAAGGCAAATTATATTATTTAAAATATTTTTTAGTTCCTTCTTTGGATTCATTTTTACAAGATCAAAAAAATAATTTTTTAGAAGTTGCCACTACCAGACCTGAAACGATGTTTGCTGACCAAGCTTTAATGGTGCATCCAGATGATAAACGTTATCAAACTTTTATCGGAAAAAAAGTGTTTATTCCTGAAACTAACATTCAAATTCCTATTATCAGTGATGCTTACGTAGACCCTCAATTTGGCACTGGTGTTGTCAAAGTTACTCCGGGACATGATGCAAATGACTTTGAAGTGGGACAAAGACATCAATTATTATCTTTACTTTGTATGAAAGAAGATGGCACTATGAACGAATTAGCCCAACAATACCAAGGGTTAAATCGTTTTGTTTGCCGTCAAAATCTAATCCATGATTTAAAACAAAAACAAATTATTACCAAAATCAAAAATCACTTACATCAAATAGGTTATTCTAGCATATCAGGAGCAATTATTGAGCCAAAACTTTCTTTACAATGGTTTTTAAAAACTAAAGATATTGCTCAGGAAGCTTTAAAAAGTAATAAAATAAATTTTTATCCTCAACGTTTTTTAAATATTTTTAATAATTGGTTAAAAAACATTGAAGATTGGTGTATTTCGCGTCAGTTATGGTGGGGTCATTCCATTCCTGTTTGGTATAAAGGAAAAGAAATCAAAGTCCAAATTAATAGTCCTGGAGCAGGTTGGAGCCCTGATAGTGATGTATTAGACACTTGGTTTTCTTCAGCTTTATGGCCTTTTAGTACTTTAGGTTGGCCAAACGAAACTCCTTTTTTTCACAAACGTTTTCCGGTTGATGTGTTAGTGACAGGGTATGATATTTTAACGTTTTGGGTTTCAAAAATGGTTTTTCAAAGTGTTTTATTAACTCAAAAAGATCCTTTTAAAGACGTCTTATTGCATGGCCTAGTTAGAGATAGTCAAGGACAAAAAATGTCTAAATCAAAAGGTAACGGTGTTGATCCTTTGGATGTGATTGATCAATTCGGCTGCGATTCTTTGCGTTGGTTTTTAACTACTAGTGCCGCTCCTGGATTTGATTTATTTTATGATGAAAGTAAAGTCAAAGCGGCTTGGAATTTTATTAATAAATTATGGAATATTAGCCGTTTTATTAAACTAAACACTAATACATTAGAAACTAATTTTAATGTTGATAAGTTATCCTTGCATCAAGCAGCTCTTTTAACTCAATTATCTGCGGTTATGACAAAAATTAATAATTTATATCCCAAATACGAATTAAAAGAAATTGGGCAAATTTTATATCATTTTGTTTGGGAAGATTTTGCCAATTGGCATTTAGAAATTGCGAAATATGATTTAAATAAGGACTCTAAACAACAAAATACACAAAAATTTTTAATTTATGTGATAAAATATATTTTACAACTACTTCACCCTTTTATTCCTTTTGTCACTGATACTTTATATCAAATCTTTGATAACAAAAAAAATATAACTCAAACTTTATTATCAGAAATTAATTATTTAAATATACAAGATTTGCAAGAATTTGAAGAATTAAAAAGCTTAATTGTCAAAATGCGTCATTTTAGAAATGAATACAAATTAGATAATCAAACTTTATTAGACGTTGAGCTAGAAGTAGCTTCTGACAAAAAGAAAAAATGGCTTGATTTAGACATTGTGTTAAAAAAAATGTTGAAAGCTAATTGTTTTAATATAACTGATAAAGTAACAAATACTTGTAAAACAATTTTATTTATAGGCAAAAAAATAAATCTTTATATTGATCAAAAAGTCTTGCAAAATTTAAATAAAAATCAAAAAAATAAATTAGATTCTAATTTTTTAAAACAAAAAAACATTCTTTTAGCAGAAATTAAAAGAAGTGAAACTATTTTAAACAATCCATTATTTTTAACTAAAGCTTCACTGCAAAAAATTGCTATTGAAAAAAATAAATATCAATCTTATCTTCAACAATATCAAAAATTATTAGAAAAGACAAAATCTTAATAAATTAAGAAAAAGAAAAAAATGAAAAAAACTATTTCTGTTAAACAAACTGTTACTATTGCTATTGGTGCTGCTGTTTATGTGATTTTAAGTTGTTTTGCTTCCATTCCTTTAGGACCTAATGTCGTTTTAGAAACTTCTTCGCCTTTTTTAGCTTTTATATCGGTTTTATTTGGTCCTATAGTTGGTTTTTATGTGGGTTTTTTAGGTCATATTATTAAAGATTTTTTGCTTTTTGGTAATGTTTATTTTAATTGGGTTATTTTTTCTGGCATTCTTGGTTTTCTTTATGGTTTGACTCAAAAAACAATTAATTTAAAATACCAAATTTTTAATCGTAAAAAAATTTTTGCTTTTTGGTTATATCAAGCATTTGTTAATTTTTTGCTTTTTGGTTTCATTGCTCCTATTTCTGATTTATGGATTTATGCACAACCTAAAGAGTTAGTTTTTTTGCAAGGTTTTTTAGTTGCTATTTCTAATGTTATTTCTTATAGTTTTTTTGGTGTTTTGTTAATGTTTAAGTATTCTAATAATTATGCCAAAAAAGAAACTTTAAGCTCATAATTTTTTTGTTAATCAAAACTAATGACAAAAAAATAATACGAAAAATTAATTTGTGTTATTTATTAATTAATTTTTGTTAATGTTTTAAAACATATAAAAAAAGGGAATTTATGAAAAAACCATTAATTATTTTTCAAGATTTTAGTTTTCAATATTATAGTCAAAAAACAACTACCTTAACTAATCTTAATATTACTATTTACGAAGGGCAAAAAGTTTTAATTATTGGCAAAAATGGTAGCGGTAAATCAACTTTTCTCAAATGCATCAACGGCTTAATTCCACATAGTTATCCTGGCAAAATTACAGGAAGTGCAACAATTGCAAATAAGAATTTAGTAAAAACGAGTATTTTTGATTTATCTTTGGAAGTTGCTACTGTCATGCAAGATACAGATAATCAATTTGTGGGAGCAACTGTTGCAGAAGATATTGCTTTTGCTTTAGAAAATGATGCTATCTTGTCTTCAGAAATACATCAACAAGTTAACCAATGGGCAAAAAAATTAAATTTAGAGACATTTTTAGCAGACAGGCCACAATCATTATCAGAAGGCATTAAGCAATTAGTAGCCATGGCTGGTGTTTTGATTTATAACCCTTCTATTTTGTTATTTGATGAATCTTTATCTAATCTAGATCCTAAAATACGTAGCCACATTATGACCTTAATTAAACAATTGCATCAAGAAAACAAAAACACCATTTTAATGATTGAACATCATTTAGACGATATATTAGATGATTCTTTTGACCGGGTAATAGTTTTTGATAAGGGCAGAATAATTGCTGATATGACTGGTGAACAAATTATTACGACTAAAACATTAATTCAACAAGGCATACAAGAACCAACTTATATTAATGCTTTAAGATGTGCTAATATTAATAATTTATCAACTATTGACCATTTATTAAATTTAGAGCAAATTTCGAGCAAATATTTGACCAAAGAATTAGAGCCCTTTGCTAATTTACCATTAAAAACACCATCTATTAAAACGCCTTTTTTAGAAGAGCAACCCAAATTATTGGAATTAAGAAATATTGTATATCAAAACCCCTATTCTAACTACAACCACCATCTTTTAGATGATCTTTCTTTAACTTTGTCCGCGGGGCAGATGGTTAGTATTATTGGTGCAAACGGTTCGGGTAAATCAACTTTAGGAAAAATTATAGCTGGCTTATTAACTCCTCAAAAAGGGATCATCAAATGGCCAGAAAAACATGTTAACAAATCATTATCAGATAAATTAACCCCTCAAGTTGCTTTTGTTACCCAAAACCCACATCATATGCTTTCCCAAAAAACTGTTTTTGAAGAAGTGGCTTTAGGTTTACGTTGGCAAAAACTTTCGCATTTAGAAATAACTAAACGGATTATGCCAATTTTAGAAATTTGTAGTTTAACTGCTTTAGCTGATTGGACTGTCTATGCCCTTAGTTTTGGACAAAAAAAAAGACTTGCCATTGCTTCTGTTTTAGTGTTGCAACCACAAATCATTATTTTAGATGATCCAACCGCAGGACAAGATTTTTATCATTATACTAAAGTAATGTTATTTTTACAAAAATTAAATCAAACAGGGACAACTGTAGTTATCATCACTCACGATACTTCATTAATTTTGAAATACACTCCAAAAACATTAGTTTTATCACAAGGAAAAATTATTGCCCAAGGTGATCCAGTCTCGATTTTAACCGATAATTTATTGATGCAAAAAGCCGAATTAAAAGCACTTAGTCTTGTTACTATGATTAATCAAACTCACTTAAAATCACTGCAAAAAATTAATTTTATCCGATGGATAATAGAATTTAATAAGGAGCATTGTTTCAAATGAATCAAAATTTTATTTTTGGCTCTCAAAAGCAAACTACTTTTATTCATCAAATCCAAGGTGCAACAAAATTATTTTTTTTGCTTTTGACCTCCATTGCCTGTATGGTAGTTTATCATGTTTGGTTTTTATTATTAATTGCTTTTTTATCTTTGCTTTTGCTTTTCTTTTCTCAAATTAAATGGAATCAAGTTTCTGGGGTTTTAAAAGGTTTCTTCTTTTATTTATTAATTAATAATTTTATTATTTTTTTCTTTTTTCCAAAACATGGTGCTGTTTTATATAATTCTTACACTCCTCTTTTTAAAAGTTCCATTATTATTATCACTAGAGAACAACTCTTTTATCAATTAAATTTAATTTTAAAGTATTTTTGCATTATTCCTTTGTTTTTAATTTTTATTTTAACTACTAATCCTAGTGAATTAGCATCTAGTTTAAATAAATGGGGTGTTAGTTATAAAATCAGTTATGCTTTAGCTTTGACTATTCGTTATATTCCTGAAATACAAATGGATTTTAACAATATTAAGGCATTCCAACAAGCACGCGTTTTGACGAGTCTTAAAAAAAAGAATTTTATAGTTAAAATGTGCCAAAAAATCAAAAAAATAGCTCAAGTGATTGTGCCTTTGATTTTTTTAAATTTAGAAAAAATTGATACTATTGCTAATGCTTTAGAATTAAGACGTTTTGGTAAAAACAAAAAAAGAACTTGGTATTATCAAACATTTTTTCGTTTTGGTGATTCTTTAACTCTCATCTTAGGATTAACTTTGTTATTACTAAGTATTTATTTGCTAAACATTCATGGCAGATTTTATTATCCTTTTTAAATAAACAAAACCCCCCTTTTCAATAGTTGGGGGGCTTTATTTTTATAGTTAAATTATTTACAAATAATATTGACCTTTTTTAAGGTTTTGATAATCGATAATAAGGAAAATTATGACACATATCAAAGTCCAAAATCCAAAAAGATAAATTTTAACTAGATAAATCTTAAAAAACTGATTAGGGATAATGTCTATTTTGGGAAAAATGATGAAAGGAAATTCTTGTGGGCAAAAATTCATAATATCTCGCTTGGAACAAACATTAATCAATTCTCCTTGTGAGTTAAAAATAAACCAATTATTATAATGTGGATTTGAATAAGGGTCTAAACTTTCTTTTAAAAAGGTGGTATCTACCATGATTTTATGTTGTTCTGCGTTCATTTCATTTGCGAGATGACTTTGAAAAATATGCGGAGTCAAGGCTTGATCAGAAACATCATTACAATCGCTAATTAAATAAAGAGTTTCTCCTAACAAAAGGTCAGCATTTAATCTTTGTTGTGCTACTTGATAATCTTTGTCAGAAATAAAAGTAATTTGGTTAAAGAGGTTAAGGGGGGTTGTGACATATTGATAAGTGCCTTTTTCATCTTGCAAACCATAAGGAGTTTTAATGGTGATTTTGATTTTTGAACTAACGATATTATCGATAAAGTTAGTAAAATCATCGTTATTTTGTTGCAATAGTACGGTATATAAAAAACGATTTTCATCTTGTCGAGTTTTATCAATTATAACTCCTAAATTTGTTGTTTGATCGCTTTGACACAAAACTAAAGTTTGTAAGATTTCTTGCTTAATAACAGCATTAATGTCTTTTTTGTCAGTTAATTTTATGTTTTTTTGTTCTAAAACTTTTTCTTGCTTGGTTAAAAAGTTAACATAAGAAAAATCTTGGATCTTAAACAGGAAAAACAATTTACTAATATTTTCTTTTTTGATATTAATAGTTTCTGAATAAGTTGTTTTATGGGGGTCTTTTTTGGCAAAAAGTTGACTAGTTAACGCATAAATTTCTGTTTTTTTATCATATTCCCAACTTATTTCTAAGCGATCATAATTGTCAAAATTACAAGTGACAAATTGCAACGATTCTAATCCGTGCAGTTGGATGGTTAAAAGTTTGTTTTCTTGTGTCCCTCTTTTAAAGATAATTGGTTTTTTTCCTGAAAGAAAGAGATCTTCTAAAGTGATTTGAATGTTTATGTCTTCTTTTGTTTGTGATGTTGATAGTGCTTCTTGCAAACTTGTAATTTTGGTTTTAGTAATAAAATTGTCTTGTTCGGGCGAATTAAGAGCAATCAAACGACGATATGGAAAAGATTCTTTTTGTTTTTCTTCTAATATAGCATAAAATTGTTTTTTGATGTAATTGATATTAATAGATTGAGATATCCGCACGTCTTTATAATAGCTTTTATTCATTCCGATTAGTTGTCCTTGTGCATCAAAAAGAGGACCACCGCTATTACCTGGGTCTAAAGTCATATCAGAATTAATTTCTCTTTCGTTAAAATAAGAAATAATCCCTTGTTTGAATAAGTTTTTTTTATATTGAGGACGTTGTGTAAGAGGCAAATTGAAATACCATTCAATAAAAGAAACAGTTTGTCTTGTTTCTTGCAACCCTTTTTGACAACCTAAAGCATACACTATATTTCCTTGTGTAATAGGTATTTCTTTTTTATTGTTCTCAAAATTCACATATTTCTGAATGCTTTGATCGATGGCTTGTGTATTTATTTCTTCATTAATTTGAAAAGTTAAAATAGCGATATCATCATATTCGCGATCATTATCAATAAAGGCATAAAGTTGAGCTTTGATGGCGTTCATCCCTATTGCTTTGTTTTCTAGGGCGATTGATTTGGTATTTGGTTCAATTTGTGATTTAGAAAAGTAAGTTTTTATTACATGACGATTAGTCAAAACATAATATTGGTTTTTTTCTTTTTGGATAATAATGCCGGTACCTAAACTATAACCAGTATCTACTAAGACTGTTATTTGATTTAAGTTTTTGATTAATGTTTTAAAATCTTGCTTATCTTCTGCATCTTCGGTGATCGAAACTTTTTGAGTTTGAATTACTGGTTCTAAGCCGGAAGTAATAGTTAAAGGATGAATCATTTTCACATATTTAATCCCTTTTTCATTTTTATTTTGAGCAGGAATTAAAAAACCGACTACCTGACCTTTTTCGGTAAAAAAAATAGTTTGTTGATTGAAGGAGTTGGCGCGACTAGAAACAGGTATTTGATTGTTTTGATTATCCAAGGAAACATTTTCACTAATATAGCTTTCTTGAAAAGCTATTTCTTCTGATTGCAAGATGGCAAAAGAATACAAAATTTGTCCTTGATAATATTGATTGCTGGTTTTGTCATTTAAAGAAATAGTTTGATAATCAGCTTTTGACTTAAATTCAATAATATCAAATTCTTTTAAATCAAGATTTTGAATTATTACCCCTTTTTCATAGTTATTTGATGTTTTAATCATAATGTCATTATTTTGGGTTGATGTGTTTGTTTTAGGGGTTAAAATCCAATATTTTTTTTTAGTATTGTTAGGTATTTTTTGTTTTCCGATAATAACTCCTAAAGCTTTTTTATGCTCAGATGTTTGCAAAAGACATAACTGTTTTTTGCTTTGTGTAATTTGGTCTGATTTTTTTTGTTGCTGGAGTTGTAACTCTTTTTTTGCTTTTCTTTTGTTTCGCTCAAAAGTATTTGTTTGTTGGTTAATTGCTTCTTCTTTTTCTTGAACATCGTTTAAAGTGCTTCCGAGATTTTTAATTGGCAAAACGTTGTGGTGAGTATGAGTTTTTTGTTGATAATTTTGTAATTGAATCAAACCGATGGCAAAAAAAACACAAATACCAAAAAAAAGAATAAATTTGCGATAATAACTAATTCTTTTCAATTAAATTTATACTCTTTTCTTTTTATTTTTGAACATAATAAAAACTTTTTTGTTTTTTAATATTTTCTTTCATTAAT
This genomic interval carries:
- the dnaB gene encoding replicative DNA helicase is translated as MSQYRKNKPFSPEAERALIGVLLLNPEKIAFTLDMINEFAFYDIKHQYIFKAMQKLHESEHKIDYSSVGSVLENEQLLGKVGNIDYLIELVEMTPSSQYLETYIDLIKENALKREIIEASAYLIEKGYEDIDVQSYLDEAEEKIFNLTQRKKTNELLELKNLLKEIKTKNIQAQRKKYLVGLSTGFANLNNITLGFKPEEFIIIAARPSMGKSTFMLNLALNVANANYNPNNPHIAIFSLEMSNEQLAMRMLSSVAKIEHKKIQLSGVDKEEKMLLEMAIDKMNSLNIYFDDSAAVNILDIKAKCRKLKSQNKLDIVMIDYLQLIRKTKKNNRQEEVAEISQSLKQMARELKIPVIALSQLSRDVEKREDKRPILADLRDSGSIEQDADIVMFLYREDYYQKDKKTSPGKTQVIIAKNRQGAIGIREFHLNFDFMYFSEIEPYVSEN
- the prfA gene encoding peptide chain release factor 1 — translated: MLTRLKTIYQKYETWQSLLLQNQSVANKIEILKNLSKLEPIVDLYRKYLVVEKQLTQIEVVLNQNQTDDKEMLELVQQEKDLLVCQKKDIWDQLRILLLPQDSRDKKNVILEIKGAVGGNEANLFAADLLRTYVKYAESKKWKVEILNLHPSVKGGISSVELLISGQNIYSFLKYESGVHRVQRVPVTEVQGRIHTSTAIVLVIPEAEELEIKIDWNDIRVDTFNSSGPGGQSVNTTKSAVRLSHLPSGVSVACQEGKSQHENKEKAFTLLKSRIYNQILSAQQAEQTKHRKSLIGTGDRSEKIRTYNYPQNRITDHRIGLTLQKLDIIMEGKLDLLIEPLNDAAQKEKLTQYE
- a CDS encoding L-threonylcarbamoyladenylate synthase, which gives rise to MNKEWALKTNSNNIIIFPTDTVYGMGVPIYDEVGLQLIYQIKKRPHNKAIVVLCANLEQAKLLVEFNKTIYKLASFFWPGPLTLILKTTTSYFQKTGKISLGIRIPKHPLALKLLNKYGPLQTTSVNINGKPPLNDYNTIYQIYHQKVKLIYPNDCLISTVSSTIVDATNSKLVILRQGTITQAEVQKIIQS
- the holA gene encoding DNA polymerase III subunit delta encodes the protein MLDQKIYLILGKQRFFLEKKIKKLINDSQKKSYDVIYYQMKKDLYSNLAKELQTSSLISSTMHKIIVVDYSEILLQAKSEEIAFLKSYFQKPHPEISLYFFAEKNFYNAQTNKLFQKYCHCQTIAFLEKKDFFDYVLKKFEKDGFQIEKKAILYLIKQTGYNLYFLEQEIQKLKLCQLEDKTITYQLVKKLSVFNKEDNIFTLIHFFLNNDRIETYELYQKLKAQKVSDFQIMYQLINQIKDLLLVKDITNATNNQTKLAQILKCSPAKAFILNKEAKTLQAHQDLKNCFLALIELEYQAKTGVINLNIGLELFFLGKNNILQDQNLL
- the yihA gene encoding ribosome biogenesis GTP-binding protein YihA/YsxC, yielding MIKKATFIRSITDIKDAPLESYPEIILMGRSNVGKSTFINALTQRKKLAKTSQTPGKTLTLNYYNINNEFYLIDTPGYGYTKASKTIQQRLLPMIVAFLENSNNLKAIFQLIDFKVGATKEDDSIHQSLLEAKFEVILIFVKKNKVKKTLQQAQLKKLMHHFSHIKHFFLVSSIKQEGMQDLKNFLAFLMKKDTDSN
- a CDS encoding valine--tRNA ligase — translated: MQKKYDFKEVEKQKYQTWLKKKYFSSVNNNNPKTFTVVIPPPNVTGKLHLGHAWNNTIQDIIIRFKKMQGFDVLFLPGMDHAGIATQNKVKEHLKQEGLLNNNLDKDTFLKYAWQWKEKYAKNIRDQWQALGLHLDYNFEKFTLDSDLSKTVQDVFIKLYHQGLIYRDYKIINWDPETKTALSNVEVNYQETEGKLYYLKYFLVPSLDSFLQDQKNNFLEVATTRPETMFADQALMVHPDDKRYQTFIGKKVFIPETNIQIPIISDAYVDPQFGTGVVKVTPGHDANDFEVGQRHQLLSLLCMKEDGTMNELAQQYQGLNRFVCRQNLIHDLKQKQIITKIKNHLHQIGYSSISGAIIEPKLSLQWFLKTKDIAQEALKSNKINFYPQRFLNIFNNWLKNIEDWCISRQLWWGHSIPVWYKGKEIKVQINSPGAGWSPDSDVLDTWFSSALWPFSTLGWPNETPFFHKRFPVDVLVTGYDILTFWVSKMVFQSVLLTQKDPFKDVLLHGLVRDSQGQKMSKSKGNGVDPLDVIDQFGCDSLRWFLTTSAAPGFDLFYDESKVKAAWNFINKLWNISRFIKLNTNTLETNFNVDKLSLHQAALLTQLSAVMTKINNLYPKYELKEIGQILYHFVWEDFANWHLEIAKYDLNKDSKQQNTQKFLIYVIKYILQLLHPFIPFVTDTLYQIFDNKKNITQTLLSEINYLNIQDLQEFEELKSLIVKMRHFRNEYKLDNQTLLDVELEVASDKKKKWLDLDIVLKKMLKANCFNITDKVTNTCKTILFIGKKINLYIDQKVLQNLNKNQKNKLDSNFLKQKNILLAEIKRSETILNNPLFLTKASLQKIAIEKNKYQSYLQQYQKLLEKTKS